In Ectothiorhodospira sp. BSL-9, a single window of DNA contains:
- a CDS encoding peptidoglycan DD-metalloendopeptidase family protein, whose protein sequence is MAAVAAWVLILLMLAACGTPQRSGELGFRSGVHTVRHHETLYAIAWRYGLEWQDLARWNDIDEPYTIYPGQRLRMNPPPGDRQRTVAQAPPAQRGGTPRETRNEPPPVQQPRPVEPRAERPPAQQPRPVESRPETAPQARSTPPASSSPPTQRSTASSGAIDWRWPTDGEVIRSFPASGTGKRGIGISGQPGQSVRAAARGRVVYSGSGLVGYGKLIIVKHDDTYLSAYAHNEKILVNEGAEVSQGQEIALLGDTGTDRPMLHFEIRKDGRPVDPSSYLPSR, encoded by the coding sequence ATGGCAGCGGTGGCAGCCTGGGTGCTTATCCTGCTGATGCTGGCCGCCTGCGGCACGCCTCAGAGGTCGGGTGAATTGGGATTCCGCTCTGGCGTGCACACGGTGCGGCATCACGAAACCCTGTATGCCATCGCCTGGCGCTATGGTCTCGAATGGCAGGACCTGGCCCGCTGGAACGATATCGACGAACCCTACACGATCTATCCTGGGCAGCGTTTGCGCATGAACCCGCCGCCCGGCGACCGTCAACGCACCGTGGCTCAGGCGCCGCCAGCGCAGCGGGGCGGAACGCCCCGCGAGACCCGCAACGAACCGCCGCCAGTACAGCAACCCCGTCCAGTCGAGCCGCGAGCCGAGAGGCCGCCAGCACAGCAACCTCGTCCGGTCGAGTCGCGACCCGAGACGGCCCCTCAGGCCAGATCCACCCCCCCGGCCTCCAGCTCACCACCCACGCAACGCAGCACTGCCTCCAGCGGGGCCATCGACTGGCGCTGGCCTACCGACGGCGAGGTGATACGCTCGTTCCCGGCCTCCGGCACCGGCAAGCGGGGGATCGGCATCTCGGGGCAGCCGGGCCAGTCGGTGCGGGCCGCCGCCAGGGGGCGGGTCGTCTACAGCGGAAGTGGACTTGTCGGATATGGAAAGCTTATCATCGTCAAACACGATGACACCTATCTCAGCGCCTATGCGCACAACGAGAAAATCCTTGTAAATGAAGGAGCTGAGGTGTCTCAGGGGCAGGAGATCGCGCTCCTTGGCGACACTGGAACCGATCGCCCCATGCTGCATTTCGAGATCAGAAAAGACGGGAGGCCCGTGGATCCATCAAGCTATTTGCCGAGTCGATAA
- the rpoS gene encoding RNA polymerase sigma factor RpoS: MPRRRDKNPVYEDGEEKVEEEVLSEPEDRVTASLKDAEESDTTPMLSDEVVGSSTQDDAEDEEDEEKVVFAAGEPPRADLDATRLYLSEIEFSPLLTPEEEVYYARLAQKGDETGRRKMIECNLRLVVKIARRYMNRGLALLDLIEEGNLGLIRAVEKFDPERGFRFSTYATWWIRQTIERAIMNQTRTIRLPIHVIKELNVYLRAARKLAQELDHEPTAEEVARHLDKPVQDVKRMLALSERVTSVDLPIGKDGDRPLLDVIPDEHTPEPSDLIQDEDVVQYVDDWLMELDEKQREVIVRRFGLHGFERATLEQVGFELGVTRERVRQIQMDALKRLRKILESRGFSEDTLLQN; encoded by the coding sequence ATGCCGAGAAGGCGAGATAAGAACCCCGTGTACGAGGATGGTGAGGAAAAGGTTGAGGAGGAAGTGCTGTCGGAACCTGAGGACCGGGTGACAGCGTCACTGAAGGACGCTGAAGAAAGTGACACCACCCCGATGCTGTCGGATGAGGTGGTGGGATCGAGTACCCAGGACGACGCGGAGGATGAAGAAGATGAGGAGAAGGTCGTGTTCGCCGCGGGCGAACCTCCCAGGGCCGACCTGGACGCCACCCGGCTGTACCTCAGCGAGATCGAGTTCTCCCCTTTATTAACGCCGGAGGAGGAGGTGTATTACGCCCGCCTGGCCCAGAAGGGAGACGAAACCGGCCGACGCAAGATGATCGAGTGCAATCTGCGCCTTGTGGTCAAGATTGCCCGACGCTACATGAATCGGGGCCTGGCGCTTCTGGATCTGATTGAAGAAGGCAACCTGGGCCTGATCCGCGCCGTGGAGAAGTTCGATCCGGAGCGTGGCTTCCGCTTTTCCACCTACGCCACCTGGTGGATCCGTCAGACCATCGAGCGGGCCATCATGAACCAGACCCGCACCATTCGCCTGCCCATCCACGTGATCAAGGAGCTCAACGTCTACCTGCGTGCCGCCCGCAAGCTGGCCCAGGAGCTGGACCACGAGCCCACCGCCGAGGAAGTGGCCCGCCACCTGGACAAGCCGGTACAGGACGTCAAGCGGATGCTGGCGCTTTCCGAGCGGGTGACCTCGGTGGATCTCCCCATCGGCAAGGATGGCGACCGCCCCCTGCTGGACGTGATTCCCGACGAGCATACTCCCGAGCCCTCCGACCTTATCCAGGATGAGGATGTGGTGCAGTACGTGGATGACTGGCTCATGGAACTGGACGAGAAACAACGGGAGGTGATCGTTCGCCGCTTCGGCCTGCACGGGTTTGAGCGTGCCACCCTGGAGCAGGTGGGCTTCGAGCTGGGCGTGACCCGGGAGCGGGTGCGCCAGATACAGATGGATGCCCTGAAAAGACTGCGCAAGATCCTGGAAAGTCGGGGATTCTCGGAGGATACCCTGCTGCAGAATTGA
- the alaC gene encoding alanine transaminase, with amino-acid sequence MIDDFPRIKRLPPYVFSIVNDLKAKARARGEDVIDFGMGNPDQPTPPHIVEKLVEVSRRGDTHRYSVSKGIPRLRRAICRWYKDNYDVDLDPETESIVTIGSKEGLAHLALATLGPGDAVLVPNPAYPIHPYGCVIAGADIRHVPLTPDVDFFAELERGIQESWPRPKMLILNFPANPTTQCVDLEFFEKVVAIAREHKIWVVHDLAYAEIVFDGYKAPSILQVPGAKDLAVEFYTLSKSYNMPGWRVGFMCGNPTLVAALGRIKSYLDYGTFTPIQVAAIAALEGPQDCVEEIRQLYLNRRDVLCDGLNALGWEVEKPKATMFVWAPIPEPYREMGSLEFCKKLLRDAKVAVSPGIGFGNHGDTHVRFGLIENEHRTRQALRGIKAMFREDQRKAETA; translated from the coding sequence GTGATCGACGACTTTCCCAGAATCAAGCGTCTTCCGCCGTATGTCTTCAGCATTGTCAACGACCTGAAGGCCAAGGCCCGCGCCCGGGGCGAGGATGTGATTGATTTCGGCATGGGGAACCCTGATCAGCCCACGCCGCCCCATATCGTCGAGAAACTGGTGGAAGTCTCTCGCCGCGGCGACACCCATCGCTATTCCGTATCCAAGGGCATCCCGCGCCTGCGCCGCGCCATCTGCCGCTGGTACAAGGACAACTACGATGTGGATCTGGATCCGGAGACCGAATCCATTGTCACCATTGGCTCCAAGGAGGGCCTGGCGCATCTGGCCCTGGCCACCCTGGGGCCCGGCGACGCGGTTCTGGTGCCCAACCCGGCCTATCCCATCCACCCCTATGGGTGCGTGATCGCCGGCGCCGACATCCGTCATGTCCCCCTGACGCCGGATGTGGATTTCTTCGCGGAACTGGAGCGGGGCATCCAGGAATCCTGGCCGCGCCCGAAGATGCTGATCCTGAATTTCCCGGCCAACCCCACCACCCAGTGTGTGGACCTGGAATTCTTCGAGAAGGTGGTGGCCATTGCCCGGGAGCACAAGATCTGGGTCGTGCACGATCTGGCCTATGCCGAGATCGTCTTCGATGGCTACAAGGCCCCCTCCATCCTGCAGGTGCCCGGCGCGAAGGATCTGGCGGTGGAGTTCTACACCCTCTCCAAGAGCTACAACATGCCCGGATGGCGCGTGGGTTTCATGTGCGGCAATCCCACCCTGGTGGCGGCCCTGGGGCGCATCAAGTCCTACCTGGACTATGGCACCTTCACCCCCATCCAGGTGGCGGCCATTGCCGCGCTTGAAGGGCCGCAGGACTGCGTGGAAGAGATCCGCCAGCTCTATCTCAACCGCCGCGACGTGCTCTGCGACGGGCTCAATGCCCTGGGCTGGGAAGTGGAAAAGCCCAAGGCCACCATGTTCGTCTGGGCGCCGATCCCGGAGCCTTACCGGGAAATGGGTTCACTGGAGTTTTGCAAGAAGCTGTTGCGTGATGCCAAGGTGGCGGTATCGCCGGGCATCGGTTTCGGCAATCACGGCGATACCCATGTGCGCTTCGGTCTGATCGAAAACGAGCATCGCACCCGCCAGGCCCTGCGCGGTATCAAGGCCATGTTCCGCGAGGATCAGCGCAAGGCTGAGACCGCTTGA
- a CDS encoding Mth938-like domain-containing protein → MKMTREYGEGQNIITAYGGGGVQVNQVAHHESVVVLPDQLIPQWPVSRVDDLKLEALEPVLALSPEIVLLGTGPTLRWPPREVLYAIRAQGIGLEVMDTSAACRTYNIVMGEGRRVAAVLLIPG, encoded by the coding sequence ATGAAGATGACGCGTGAGTATGGCGAGGGCCAGAACATCATCACCGCCTATGGGGGTGGTGGGGTGCAGGTGAACCAGGTGGCTCATCATGAGAGCGTGGTGGTGCTGCCCGATCAACTCATACCCCAGTGGCCGGTCTCCCGTGTGGATGACCTCAAGCTCGAGGCTCTCGAGCCCGTGCTGGCGCTGTCTCCCGAGATTGTGCTCCTGGGGACCGGCCCCACCCTGCGCTGGCCTCCCCGGGAGGTGCTGTATGCCATCCGTGCCCAGGGTATCGGCCTGGAGGTGATGGACACGTCGGCGGCATGCCGAACCTACAACATCGTCATGGGCGAAGGGCGCAGAGTGGCGGCGGTACTGTTGATCCCGGGCTAA